One Burkholderiaceae bacterium DAT-1 DNA segment encodes these proteins:
- a CDS encoding cell wall-active antibiotics response protein: MRHAHFRINHLIIGAFILIFGLISLLDNMGILRTNVFEVFWPLVLCALGVARMTRPGNGDQRTFGMILIGLGAFLVLHNLGYIAAGMHVFWPVVLILVGLRIMSRSSRRGSDELAFQSYNRHGDTNEFIDLSAFMGGGKVGNDSNNFKGGNLSAIMGGIDVDLRHAVMQEPKAVIKVFAFWGGIVIRVPQDWSVVVNGMPIMGGIEDKTVPALGDAKQLIIEGEVIMGGVEIKN; this comes from the coding sequence ATGCGACACGCTCACTTTCGCATCAATCATCTGATCATCGGCGCCTTTATCCTGATTTTCGGGCTGATCAGTTTGCTAGACAATATGGGCATCCTGCGAACCAATGTATTTGAAGTGTTCTGGCCGCTCGTCCTCTGTGCATTGGGTGTAGCCCGTATGACTCGACCCGGCAATGGGGATCAGCGCACCTTCGGGATGATCCTGATCGGGCTGGGGGCATTTCTGGTACTGCATAACCTCGGATACATTGCCGCAGGCATGCATGTGTTCTGGCCGGTTGTCCTGATTCTGGTCGGGCTGCGCATCATGTCGCGTAGCTCGCGGCGCGGCAGTGATGAACTGGCATTCCAGTCCTACAACCGCCATGGCGATACCAACGAATTCATCGATCTGTCTGCCTTTATGGGCGGTGGCAAGGTCGGCAATGATTCGAACAACTTCAAGGGCGGCAATCTGAGCGCCATCATGGGCGGCATTGACGTCGATCTGCGCCACGCCGTGATGCAGGAACCCAAGGCCGTGATCAAAGTGTTTGCCTTCTGGGGCGGCATTGTCATCCGCGTGCCGCAGGATTGGTCGGTAGTGGTGAACGGCATGCCCATCATGGGCGGGATTGAAGATAAAACCGTGCCCGCACTGGGTGATGCCAAGCAGCTGATCATCGAAGGTGAAGTGATCATGGGCGGCGTAGAAATCAAGAATTGA
- a CDS encoding histidine kinase, whose product MLHPLINDLRKAGWYAGLWTLAGGALAGLLRFLGFADKQGALNFALPLALVFGVVALSAWYVCRSFPHAQRAPARMIVAFTGSAAVSGLIWLGMCLAWNAAGASMGWPGGFVRMTAELETLLFALGAGLYMMSLLAHDALLAVSRLHEIARTEAEARVLARDAELKLLRTQIDPHFLFNSLNSISALTAIDPAGARAMAIDLAGFFRNTIALASEPLIPLSREIELCRQFAAIEQRRFGDKLNVTFDIDQAAEVALLPPMTLQPLLENAIKHGIRTLDVAGMVSIVARVQDGWLHLRVSNPVGEDAMPASGTGTGLNNIRERLKRSVGERFRLQAARKEAGWQVDITLPMEETT is encoded by the coding sequence ATGCTTCATCCTCTGATCAATGATCTCCGCAAGGCTGGCTGGTATGCCGGCCTTTGGACTTTGGCAGGTGGCGCACTCGCCGGCCTGCTGCGCTTTCTGGGCTTTGCCGACAAGCAGGGCGCACTGAACTTTGCCTTGCCTCTGGCGCTGGTGTTTGGTGTGGTTGCGTTGTCGGCATGGTACGTCTGCCGCAGCTTTCCGCATGCACAGCGTGCACCTGCGCGCATGATCGTGGCGTTTACCGGCTCGGCTGCCGTGTCCGGACTGATCTGGTTAGGGATGTGCCTGGCGTGGAACGCCGCGGGCGCATCGATGGGCTGGCCGGGTGGATTTGTGCGGATGACAGCCGAGCTAGAAACGCTGCTATTCGCGCTGGGTGCGGGTCTCTACATGATGTCGCTGCTGGCGCATGATGCGCTGCTGGCAGTGAGTCGTCTGCATGAAATCGCCCGAACCGAAGCCGAAGCGCGGGTGCTGGCACGCGATGCCGAGTTAAAGCTGCTGCGTACCCAGATTGATCCGCACTTTCTGTTCAATAGCCTGAATTCGATTAGCGCACTCACGGCGATTGATCCGGCAGGCGCACGCGCGATGGCGATTGATCTGGCGGGATTCTTCCGCAATACCATTGCACTGGCCTCCGAGCCGCTTATCCCGCTATCACGTGAAATCGAGCTGTGCCGCCAGTTTGCCGCGATCGAACAACGACGCTTTGGCGATAAGTTGAACGTGACATTCGACATTGATCAAGCTGCTGAAGTGGCGCTATTGCCGCCCATGACCTTGCAGCCGCTGCTCGAAAATGCCATCAAGCACGGCATCCGCACGCTGGATGTGGCGGGTATGGTCAGCATCGTCGCCAGGGTGCAGGACGGCTGGCTGCATCTGCGGGTGAGTAATCCGGTCGGGGAAGACGCGATGCCCGCAAGTGGAACCGGTACTGGACTCAATAACATCCGCGAGCGCCTGAAACGCAGCGTAGGCGAGCGCTTCCGCCTGCAGGCAGCCAGAAAAGAAGCAGGATGGCAGGTGGACATCACTCTGCCGATGGAGGAAACAACATGA
- a CDS encoding LytTR family DNA-binding domain-containing protein: MTALITDDEPLARMLVREYLSHHPDIQIVGECSNGLEAVKQIGALNPDLVFLDIQMPKLTGLEVLELTERRQGVIFTTAYDQFALQAFNLHAVDYLLKPFSQTRFDEALARARKLLPEPQAALDKLVQDASQQQGRLLIKDREQVHVVPIDRISYVLAQDDYISIHADGKSYLKTQSLSDLESKLDPQRFVRIHRSCLINLQFLKAIEKPAKDTQLACMQDGERLPISRTGQERLRELM, translated from the coding sequence CTGACCGCCCTGATTACCGACGACGAACCGCTGGCACGGATGCTGGTGCGCGAATACCTGTCGCACCACCCGGATATCCAGATTGTCGGAGAGTGCAGCAATGGGCTGGAGGCCGTGAAACAGATCGGCGCGTTGAACCCGGATCTGGTCTTTCTGGATATCCAGATGCCCAAGCTCACTGGGCTGGAGGTACTGGAACTAACAGAGCGGCGACAGGGCGTGATTTTTACCACTGCCTACGATCAATTTGCACTGCAGGCGTTTAACCTGCATGCGGTCGATTACCTGCTCAAGCCCTTTAGCCAGACTCGCTTTGACGAAGCACTGGCGCGTGCCCGCAAGCTGCTGCCCGAACCACAGGCCGCGCTCGACAAACTGGTACAGGACGCCAGCCAGCAGCAAGGCCGGCTGCTGATCAAGGATCGTGAGCAGGTGCATGTGGTGCCCATCGACCGCATCAGCTATGTGCTGGCGCAGGATGACTATATTTCGATTCATGCAGATGGCAAAAGCTATCTGAAAACCCAGTCACTCTCCGATCTCGAAAGCAAGCTCGACCCGCAGCGCTTTGTACGGATTCACCGATCCTGCCTGATCAACCTGCAGTTTCTGAAGGCGATTGAAAAGCCTGCCAAAGATACGCAGCTGGCGTGTATGCAGGATGGCGAGCGCCTGCCGATCAGCCGGACGGGGCAGGAGCGATTGCGGGAGTTGATGTAG
- a CDS encoding methyltransferase domain-containing protein: protein MWNPDQYLKYAGPRLRPALDLLARIDLEAPEHIADLGCGPGNVTACLKARWPDASITGIDNDPSMLAAARRDFPDMHWQAGEVSTWSPDTPVDLLYTNAVLHWVPDHAELFPALLRTVKPGGVMAIGMPGNFRAPSHTLIAETVNAGSWRDSLQHLLQAVPILELDDYYRILAPHAASLDIWETHYMQVLEGADPVKEWIKGSWLKQFLDALPEGEREAFEQDYAARVRATYPAQTDGKTLFPFRRIFMVVRAK, encoded by the coding sequence ATGTGGAACCCCGATCAGTACCTCAAGTACGCTGGCCCGAGATTACGTCCTGCGCTGGATTTGCTGGCGCGCATTGATTTGGAGGCTCCTGAGCATATTGCTGATCTCGGATGCGGACCGGGGAATGTGACGGCCTGTCTCAAGGCGCGGTGGCCGGATGCATCCATCACCGGCATCGACAACGATCCATCCATGCTGGCAGCGGCACGGCGCGATTTTCCGGATATGCACTGGCAGGCAGGCGAGGTGAGCACATGGTCACCCGATACGCCGGTCGACCTGTTGTATACCAACGCGGTGCTGCACTGGGTGCCGGATCATGCGGAGCTGTTTCCCGCCTTGCTACGCACAGTCAAACCTGGCGGGGTGATGGCCATCGGCATGCCGGGAAACTTCCGGGCTCCTTCGCATACGCTGATTGCAGAAACAGTGAATGCAGGCTCATGGCGCGATAGTTTGCAGCATCTTTTGCAGGCCGTGCCGATTCTGGAACTGGACGACTACTACCGCATCCTTGCCCCGCATGCTGCCTCGCTGGACATCTGGGAAACACATTATATGCAGGTGCTCGAAGGCGCTGATCCGGTGAAAGAATGGATCAAAGGTTCGTGGCTCAAGCAGTTTCTTGATGCCTTGCCAGAAGGGGAGCGCGAGGCGTTTGAACAGGACTACGCAGCTCGCGTGCGCGCAACCTACCCTGCGCAAACCGATGGCAAAACGCTATTTCCGTTCCGGCGGATATTCATGGTGGTGCGGGCAAAGTGA
- a CDS encoding HNH endonuclease: MKRRLREPETWYVPPSVEICPLCGREIPASQRDEHHLVPRLKGGKVTTALHRICHKQIHARFTEAELARQYNSVEALLAHPDIQTFVAWVAKKPPEFAERAFKSKHKH, translated from the coding sequence GTGAAGCGCCGTCTGCGTGAACCGGAGACATGGTATGTGCCGCCTTCGGTGGAAATCTGCCCGCTGTGTGGCCGGGAAATTCCAGCCTCACAGCGCGATGAGCATCATCTGGTTCCGCGACTAAAAGGCGGCAAGGTGACCACTGCGCTGCACCGCATCTGCCACAAACAAATCCACGCACGCTTTACCGAAGCCGAATTAGCCCGCCAGTACAATTCGGTTGAGGCACTGCTTGCCCATCCGGATATCCAAACCTTTGTCGCCTGGGTGGCAAAAAAGCCACCCGAATTCGCCGAGCGGGCGTTTAAAAGCAAGCACAAGCATTAA
- a CDS encoding helix-hairpin-helix domain-containing protein, which yields MNPAKVSRDRLNKLTDLPNIGPASAKDLQLLGYETPDALKGADPVEMYWRLCDLTGVRHDPCVLDVFMSVTRFMDGEPPRAWWDFTEARKRLMAVN from the coding sequence ATGAATCCTGCCAAAGTTTCCCGCGATCGTCTGAATAAACTGACCGACTTGCCCAATATCGGGCCGGCATCAGCAAAGGATTTGCAGTTGCTGGGCTATGAAACGCCGGATGCGCTCAAAGGCGCTGATCCCGTCGAGATGTACTGGCGATTGTGTGATCTGACCGGCGTACGACACGATCCCTGCGTGCTGGATGTGTTTATGTCGGTGACGCGGTTTATGGATGGGGAGCCACCGCGCGCCTGGTGGGACTTCACCGAGGCGCGCAAGCGGCTGATGGCTGTGAATTAG
- the nagZ gene encoding beta-N-acetylhexosaminidase: MDLTLRQKIGQMFMVGFDALEPNEHIIQMIRDYRVGGIILFRRNVHTPAQVAKLCRDLQAINAEVSSEPLLIALDQEGGMVMRIEQGVTPIPAAMAFQQAGSVEDCRKVSQINGDEMGQLGINMILGPVLDVNNNPLNPVIGVRAFGEDADTVIQYGIEAMKGLQDAGQIVTAKHFPGHGDTDTDSHYALASVPHDRARLDAVELRPFKAAIDAGVDAIMTAHVAFPAIESDPHLPATLSRTVLTDLLRTELGFKGVVISDCLEMAAISEGIGVARGAVGTVAAGCDIVLESHLPERQLAAIEAVIEAVDQGEIPQARIDEALARIARLKQARGVRNWRDVTVPPTGLMRSESVALAERVQREALRVEGDYRPLDRSRSVALITIEVRNRSEIDEVALARNKEPRSSMLPALQAGGLTIREYAMSAEAHPEEVAAAIEFAKDAEQIIVQTYNAMLVPGQQILVAALPQERLWLVAGRLPYDLGLAPDAQGRLASYGCRPAALVPVVEKLLGK, translated from the coding sequence ATGGATCTCACCCTGAGACAGAAAATCGGCCAGATGTTCATGGTCGGATTTGATGCGCTCGAACCCAATGAACACATCATCCAGATGATCCGTGACTATCGCGTGGGTGGCATCATTCTGTTCCGCCGCAACGTGCACACGCCTGCACAGGTGGCCAAGCTGTGCCGTGATCTGCAGGCGATCAACGCCGAAGTCAGCAGCGAGCCGCTCCTGATTGCACTGGATCAGGAAGGCGGCATGGTGATGCGGATCGAGCAGGGTGTGACCCCGATTCCGGCCGCCATGGCATTCCAGCAGGCGGGTTCGGTCGAGGATTGCCGCAAAGTCAGCCAGATCAATGGCGACGAAATGGGTCAGCTCGGCATCAATATGATTCTGGGTCCGGTACTGGACGTCAATAATAACCCGCTGAATCCGGTGATTGGCGTGCGTGCTTTCGGCGAGGATGCCGATACCGTCATTCAGTACGGCATCGAGGCCATGAAGGGCCTGCAGGATGCTGGCCAGATCGTGACCGCCAAGCACTTCCCGGGTCATGGCGATACCGATACCGATTCGCACTATGCGCTGGCAAGCGTACCGCATGACCGCGCCCGTCTGGATGCCGTCGAGCTGCGTCCCTTCAAGGCCGCGATCGACGCAGGCGTAGATGCGATCATGACTGCCCACGTCGCCTTTCCTGCCATCGAATCTGATCCGCACCTGCCTGCAACTCTGTCGCGCACTGTCCTCACCGATCTGCTGCGCACCGAGCTGGGCTTTAAGGGCGTGGTGATTTCCGACTGCCTGGAAATGGCCGCGATCTCCGAGGGCATTGGCGTGGCGCGTGGCGCAGTGGGGACAGTCGCAGCCGGTTGCGATATTGTACTGGAATCGCATCTGCCCGAGCGCCAGCTGGCTGCCATTGAAGCCGTGATTGAGGCTGTCGATCAGGGCGAGATTCCGCAGGCACGGATCGATGAGGCACTGGCACGCATAGCCCGCCTGAAGCAGGCGCGTGGCGTACGCAACTGGCGCGATGTCACCGTTCCGCCAACCGGCCTGATGCGCAGCGAGTCCGTGGCACTGGCTGAGCGCGTGCAGCGTGAAGCACTGCGCGTAGAAGGAGATTACCGCCCGCTGGACCGTTCACGCTCCGTTGCCCTGATTACCATCGAAGTGCGCAATCGCAGCGAAATCGATGAGGTCGCACTGGCACGCAATAAGGAACCGCGCAGCTCGATGCTGCCCGCCCTGCAGGCCGGAGGTCTGACAATCCGCGAATATGCGATGTCTGCAGAGGCCCATCCGGAAGAGGTGGCAGCCGCCATCGAGTTTGCCAAGGATGCCGAGCAGATCATCGTACAAACCTACAATGCCATGCTGGTGCCCGGCCAGCAAATACTGGTCGCCGCACTGCCGCAGGAGCGCCTGTGGCTGGTGGCGGGTCGCCTGCCCTACGATCTCGGTCTGGCACCCGATGCACAGGGCCGCCTCGCCAGCTATGGCTGCCGTCCGGCTGCGCTGGTGCCGGTGGTGGAGAAGTTGCTGGGTAAGTAA
- a CDS encoding phytanoyl-CoA dioxygenase family protein — protein sequence MTQTIDEISKYSIKQRNLSTISHEVFQFRKSTSKKPLKVLSDADWQHWQDKGYVVIRQAVPEKMVSDLEKLAWNFEEMSPNDPSTWYPEEKSRLRKSELSFNAGMIELYNHQYLWNTRQAQRVYDAFADIWDRHDLWVTIDRMNFNLPPEPGFEFKSFMHWDYDPDAPEEHVQGVLAVNDQTDPAVGGFVCVPDLYRDYDRWRAGQPADWDWYRPDISSFRLEPVCMQAGDLLIFNGRLCHGIRQNVSQDKVRIAQYISMMPARPDDTALREWRIRSWRDRVPPEGYSLHGDPRQWEQTRFTTAELSPLGEKLLGLTDWSQA from the coding sequence GTGACTCAGACCATTGATGAAATCAGCAAATACAGCATCAAGCAGCGGAACCTATCCACCATCTCGCATGAGGTATTTCAATTCCGCAAAAGTACCAGTAAGAAACCACTTAAGGTATTAAGTGATGCAGATTGGCAACATTGGCAGGACAAAGGCTACGTCGTTATTCGTCAGGCCGTTCCTGAGAAAATGGTGAGCGATCTGGAAAAATTGGCGTGGAACTTCGAGGAAATGTCGCCGAACGACCCATCCACCTGGTATCCGGAAGAAAAGTCCAGGCTGAGAAAAAGTGAATTAAGCTTCAACGCCGGTATGATCGAGCTGTACAATCACCAATACCTGTGGAATACCAGACAGGCACAACGCGTGTATGATGCGTTTGCAGATATCTGGGATCGGCACGACCTATGGGTCACGATTGACCGCATGAACTTCAACCTCCCCCCGGAACCGGGCTTCGAGTTCAAGAGTTTCATGCACTGGGACTACGATCCGGACGCCCCGGAGGAGCATGTGCAGGGTGTGCTGGCTGTCAACGATCAGACCGATCCGGCGGTGGGCGGGTTTGTCTGTGTGCCTGATCTGTACCGTGATTACGATCGCTGGCGTGCCGGACAGCCCGCAGACTGGGACTGGTACCGCCCCGACATCAGCAGCTTCAGGCTGGAACCGGTGTGCATGCAGGCAGGCGACCTGCTGATTTTCAATGGCCGCCTGTGCCATGGTATCCGCCAGAATGTTTCGCAGGACAAGGTGCGGATTGCGCAGTACATTTCGATGATGCCTGCGCGCCCCGACGATACGGCGCTGCGCGAATGGCGGATTCGCAGCTGGCGCGATCGCGTTCCACCGGAGGGATACAGCCTGCACGGCGATCCCCGCCAGTGGGAGCAAACCCGTTTTACAACGGCAGAATTATCTCCTCTGGGAGAAAAACTGCTTGGCCTGACAGACTGGAGCCAGGCATGA
- a CDS encoding GNAT family N-acetyltransferase, with protein MYTQNQFEHVMRGLRSHAENAIVIIPRCESEKTTGGLQGYRLSTESIYASSLNKLKSSLDMIDFQTTQSLFATPSLPLEHRERLMHRIWLGGHPPATAIRAINQWATLLGQVSERAHLTWECLLWVWDEQQLHADPAFVPQQFGQTTLIGHYRTAGAGQRVHSLRRLVQNTQPELIPVLENLLASGYYVNLSDYFRILILHELGGMYLDADTIPHPACLPFLAKPAVPDLHLQYGADQHARRHISWLNLYQDENGGLISKSGNAALGQLRLRMQHFLSSLPACLPRASRTDPVARQFSRLLHDASYGIWRDEMARSFISLDQLYRHTSPWASSDTEPVLIGIKGMRLQVDAVTGEQCPLDHAEQENYQACIDLLAARAWQLDDPLDLAACCEPIVVMETPRLAYHPQLRSIEGHCHYYSFLSEDPNLDRVNALFCAYMIARNDSHFYPERGGHATAFKQPLRVRPSQTGQPIFLPGTDATSAIRDRMAALLFDTSYLEYCSFGNVLHLPFIQLQRRQNIDPYISCSHLLFATDGQFAGFFTAATLDTFAGLAGPSYYRPEMREMDAAYDAFVAAHTEPDDLFVSSLAIESTFRGQGLFNIMLDEMRERARRLHCRRIVLTVWEHSDAYQVYLSKGFYQTGLFGDAYPVFYDRLHMMALPVTQSCSSGVPVTYVRDIPAPVQTAPECA; from the coding sequence ATGTACACTCAGAATCAATTCGAGCATGTGATGCGCGGCTTGCGCTCGCATGCAGAAAATGCAATTGTCATTATTCCTAGATGTGAATCGGAAAAGACCACCGGCGGATTGCAGGGCTATCGACTGTCGACCGAATCCATCTACGCAAGTAGCTTGAACAAGCTGAAATCCAGTCTGGATATGATTGATTTTCAGACCACGCAAAGTCTGTTCGCCACCCCCTCCCTGCCACTAGAGCACCGCGAACGCCTTATGCACCGCATCTGGCTGGGCGGGCATCCACCAGCAACAGCTATACGCGCAATCAATCAGTGGGCGACACTGCTGGGTCAGGTCAGCGAACGGGCTCACCTGACCTGGGAGTGTCTGTTATGGGTATGGGATGAACAGCAACTGCACGCTGATCCCGCCTTTGTACCCCAGCAATTCGGACAAACAACCTTGATTGGCCATTACCGCACGGCCGGTGCCGGCCAGCGTGTGCATTCGCTCCGTCGACTGGTACAAAACACTCAACCGGAACTGATACCCGTACTGGAGAACCTTCTGGCATCCGGTTATTACGTGAATCTATCCGACTATTTCCGCATTCTGATCCTGCACGAGCTGGGTGGAATGTATCTGGATGCCGATACGATACCGCACCCCGCGTGCCTGCCCTTTCTGGCCAAACCCGCGGTTCCGGATCTGCATCTGCAATATGGCGCAGACCAGCATGCGCGTCGCCATATCAGCTGGCTGAACCTGTATCAGGATGAAAACGGCGGCCTCATCAGCAAATCCGGGAATGCCGCACTGGGTCAGTTGCGCCTGCGCATGCAGCATTTCCTGTCCAGCCTACCTGCGTGCTTGCCGCGCGCCAGCCGAACTGATCCCGTTGCACGGCAGTTCTCCAGATTGCTGCATGATGCGAGCTACGGGATCTGGCGGGATGAAATGGCGCGAAGCTTTATCTCGCTTGACCAGCTGTACCGGCATACCTCGCCATGGGCGTCATCGGATACCGAACCCGTCCTCATCGGCATCAAAGGCATGCGTCTGCAGGTAGATGCAGTGACGGGCGAACAATGTCCGCTCGATCATGCGGAGCAGGAAAATTATCAGGCATGCATCGACCTGCTCGCCGCCCGGGCATGGCAACTGGACGATCCGCTTGATCTGGCGGCATGCTGCGAACCGATTGTTGTCATGGAAACGCCGCGACTGGCCTATCACCCGCAGCTACGCAGCATCGAGGGCCATTGCCACTATTATTCCTTTCTCAGCGAAGACCCGAACCTGGATCGAGTCAATGCGCTGTTCTGCGCCTATATGATTGCGCGCAACGACAGTCATTTCTATCCCGAGCGAGGCGGACATGCGACTGCCTTTAAACAACCGCTCCGCGTGCGTCCGTCGCAGACGGGGCAGCCTATTTTTCTGCCCGGTACCGATGCTACCTCGGCCATCCGGGATCGCATGGCGGCATTGCTATTCGATACCAGCTACCTCGAATACTGCAGCTTCGGCAATGTGCTGCATCTTCCATTTATCCAGCTGCAAAGACGACAGAATATCGACCCGTACATTTCCTGCTCGCACCTGCTGTTTGCTACAGACGGCCAGTTTGCCGGCTTTTTTACGGCAGCCACGCTGGATACCTTTGCCGGACTGGCAGGCCCTTCCTACTACCGTCCGGAGATGCGGGAGATGGATGCGGCGTATGACGCCTTCGTCGCCGCACATACGGAGCCAGATGATCTGTTTGTCTCCAGCCTTGCAATTGAAAGCACATTTCGCGGTCAGGGACTGTTCAACATCATGCTCGACGAAATGCGTGAGCGGGCGCGTCGCCTGCACTGTCGCCGCATTGTGCTCACGGTATGGGAACACAGCGATGCCTATCAGGTGTACCTGAGCAAGGGCTTCTATCAGACCGGACTGTTCGGCGATGCCTACCCGGTATTTTACGATCGCCTGCACATGATGGCGCTGCCGGTCACCCAGTCCTGCTCGTCCGGCGTCCCCGTTACATACGTCCGGGATATCCCCGCTCCCGTTCAGACCGCACCCGAATGTGCATAA
- a CDS encoding MFS transporter, which yields MKDVPRHLLYFALFFILYELTVYLSNDMIMPAMIAVIRDYHGHERHIGQSLSLYILGGSLLQAFLGPLCQQIGRKRVMLGGCVFFLLATAIVPFASSIDQFLIARFFQGMGSCFIFIGYASIHETLEDSAAIKLTTLLSNIAIFAPLAGPLAGSAILLHSPWQSIFAVAFVLALIAMVGIWLYMPVEQDLPRPALQLRDVVAGYRTILGSQRFMTGILLAGITITPLTAWIGLSPALIMTGLHQDQSTYLLCQAVIFTGFIASTLLIQRMGDVLPIERLLTTGSSIAAIGMLISAALSGSLPGFLTGMTLFAGGFGLFNGALIRVAMTAPECNMSMTAAAMSLLYCIYIAIGLEAYNLIGDHTGFSLGAFAGCNLVVAVVAWVGIRYFIHQGHVAPEAAIPAPQGS from the coding sequence ATGAAGGACGTACCACGTCATCTGCTGTATTTCGCGCTTTTCTTTATCCTGTACGAGCTGACAGTCTATCTTTCCAACGACATGATCATGCCCGCCATGATCGCGGTGATCCGCGATTATCATGGCCACGAGCGGCATATCGGCCAGTCACTCAGTCTGTACATACTGGGCGGTAGCCTGCTGCAGGCTTTTCTGGGCCCGCTGTGCCAGCAGATCGGGCGCAAACGGGTCATGCTGGGCGGATGCGTCTTCTTTTTACTCGCCACCGCCATCGTGCCATTTGCCAGCAGCATCGATCAGTTTCTGATTGCACGCTTCTTCCAGGGGATGGGTTCCTGCTTCATTTTCATTGGCTATGCCAGCATTCACGAAACGCTAGAAGATAGCGCCGCCATCAAGCTCACCACCTTGCTGTCCAATATTGCCATCTTTGCCCCGCTTGCTGGCCCGCTGGCAGGCAGCGCCATTCTGCTGCATTCGCCGTGGCAATCGATCTTTGCCGTGGCTTTTGTGCTCGCGCTGATTGCGATGGTGGGCATCTGGCTATACATGCCAGTCGAGCAGGATTTGCCGCGACCCGCGCTGCAACTACGCGATGTGGTAGCGGGCTACCGGACAATTCTGGGCAGTCAGCGCTTTATGACAGGCATTCTGCTTGCCGGTATCACCATCACCCCGCTTACCGCGTGGATCGGCCTGTCCCCTGCGCTGATCATGACCGGGCTGCATCAGGATCAGTCCACCTATCTACTTTGCCAAGCGGTCATTTTCACCGGCTTTATCGCCAGCACCCTGCTTATCCAGCGCATGGGTGATGTGCTGCCAATCGAGCGTCTGTTAACCACCGGCAGCTCCATCGCCGCAATAGGTATGCTGATTTCTGCGGCACTGTCCGGATCGCTGCCCGGATTCCTCACGGGCATGACCCTCTTTGCGGGCGGCTTCGGGCTGTTTAATGGCGCGCTGATCCGCGTGGCGATGACTGCGCCGGAATGCAATATGTCGATGACGGCTGCAGCCATGAGTCTGCTGTACTGCATCTATATCGCCATTGGTCTGGAAGCCTACAACCTGATAGGCGACCACACCGGATTTTCACTCGGTGCATTTGCAGGCTGCAATCTGGTCGTGGCGGTCGTTGCCTGGGTAGGCATCCGCTACTTCATCCATCAAGGCCATGTTGCCCCGGAGGCCGCCATTCCCGCGCCTCAGGGAAGTTAA